One part of the Thermodesulfobacteriota bacterium genome encodes these proteins:
- a CDS encoding ATPase, T2SS/T4P/T4SS family, whose product MSRLANLFLKDPGAAPPPEAPPARYRLLFVDDEPNVLRALQRIFRKENYEIRTAATGEEALRHFDGDRPPQLVISDHRMPGMTGAELLKRIKDEHPDAIRIMLTGHADVDAVMGAVKEGAVYKFITKPWNDEDLRITVALALEQYDLIQENRRLKEDDRSKEREIRNLRRFAEANRSQLGRFLVRHGVIAEADLARARKAQREGSTDLVRALLSLKLVTEDAIVSALVRELKLDVVSLPEWRVPKEVLAFLPRRTCEDAGILPLRVEGKKLVAAMLDPTDHYQLNELAFITGLEVSPVLVRASELQAKIDEVFGEVSAAESMADLVAAYDPLDAVEVVLEEEGEEDLEALLRSKDQPPAIRIVNAILAEAVRLGASDVHIEPRTKHVAVRYRIDGLLTDKIQVPPSIHLSVVSRLKIMAELDIAERRRPQDGRITVKTARKIVDLRVSTLPTIQGEKVVLRILDRNAAVRRLSELGLGEGDAETLRRLARRPQGIVLTTGPTGSGKTTTLYALLAESFDPRKNYVTIEDPVEYYLEQAGQVYVKERIGLNFASVLRSVLRQDPDVILLGEIRDLETAQVSFHAALTGHLVLSTLHTNSAAATVVRLLDLGLDRAVITAALHAIVSQRLVRRLCPACTAWADPDPAVLAELDLGAGWAGPAPAGRGCEECHGSGYRGRLALTEILEMSDPLRELVRGGASERELREAAREWGLRSLLEDGLAKAAGGLTTLEEILRVLGPQGRATRPCPACGYPGELHHLACTACGALLRRTCPACAGPLAPAWSFCPACAAPANGGPVPG is encoded by the coding sequence TTGAGCCGGCTGGCGAACCTCTTCCTCAAGGACCCCGGGGCGGCGCCCCCGCCCGAGGCGCCCCCGGCGCGCTACCGGCTCCTCTTCGTCGACGACGAGCCCAACGTCTTGCGGGCCCTCCAGCGCATCTTCCGGAAGGAGAACTACGAGATCCGCACCGCCGCCACCGGCGAGGAGGCCCTGCGGCACTTCGACGGCGACCGGCCCCCCCAGCTCGTCATCTCCGACCACCGCATGCCGGGCATGACCGGCGCCGAGCTGCTCAAGCGCATCAAGGACGAGCACCCCGACGCCATCCGCATCATGCTCACCGGACACGCCGACGTGGACGCCGTCATGGGGGCGGTCAAGGAGGGGGCGGTCTACAAGTTCATCACCAAGCCGTGGAACGACGAGGACCTGCGCATCACGGTGGCGCTCGCCCTGGAGCAGTACGACCTCATCCAGGAGAACCGGCGGCTGAAGGAGGACGACCGCTCCAAGGAGCGGGAGATTCGAAATCTGCGGCGCTTCGCCGAGGCCAATAGGAGCCAGCTCGGCCGCTTCCTGGTGCGCCACGGCGTGATCGCCGAGGCCGACCTCGCCCGGGCCCGCAAGGCCCAGCGGGAGGGCTCCACGGACCTCGTGCGCGCGCTCCTGAGCCTGAAGCTCGTCACCGAGGACGCCATCGTCTCGGCCCTGGTCCGGGAGCTCAAGCTCGACGTGGTGAGCCTGCCCGAGTGGCGGGTGCCCAAGGAGGTGCTCGCGTTCCTGCCCCGGCGCACCTGCGAGGACGCGGGCATCCTGCCCCTGCGGGTGGAGGGCAAGAAGCTCGTGGCGGCGATGCTCGACCCCACCGACCACTACCAGCTCAACGAGCTCGCCTTCATCACCGGCCTCGAGGTCTCCCCGGTGCTCGTCCGGGCCTCGGAGCTCCAGGCCAAGATCGACGAGGTCTTCGGCGAAGTCTCCGCCGCCGAGAGCATGGCGGATCTCGTGGCGGCCTACGACCCCCTGGACGCGGTGGAGGTGGTGCTGGAGGAGGAGGGGGAGGAGGACCTGGAGGCGCTCCTGCGCTCCAAGGACCAGCCCCCGGCCATCCGCATCGTCAACGCCATCCTGGCCGAGGCCGTGCGCCTGGGGGCGAGCGACGTCCACATCGAGCCCCGCACCAAGCACGTGGCCGTGCGCTACCGCATCGACGGGCTCCTCACCGACAAGATCCAGGTGCCCCCGTCGATCCACCTCTCGGTGGTGAGCCGCCTCAAGATCATGGCCGAGCTCGACATCGCCGAGCGCCGCCGCCCCCAGGACGGCCGCATCACCGTGAAGACCGCCCGGAAGATCGTGGACCTGCGGGTCTCGACCCTGCCCACCATCCAGGGGGAGAAGGTGGTGCTCCGGATCCTGGACCGCAATGCCGCCGTGCGCCGGCTCTCGGAGCTCGGCCTGGGCGAGGGCGACGCCGAGACCCTGCGCCGGCTGGCCCGGCGGCCCCAGGGGATCGTGCTCACCACCGGCCCCACGGGGTCGGGAAAGACCACGACCCTCTACGCCCTGCTCGCCGAGTCCTTCGACCCCCGGAAGAACTACGTGACGATCGAGGACCCGGTGGAGTACTACCTGGAGCAGGCGGGCCAGGTGTACGTGAAGGAGCGCATCGGCCTGAACTTCGCCTCGGTGCTGCGCTCCGTGCTCCGCCAGGACCCGGACGTGATCCTCCTGGGGGAGATCCGGGATCTGGAGACCGCCCAGGTCTCCTTCCACGCGGCCCTGACGGGGCACCTGGTGCTCTCCACCCTCCACACCAACTCCGCCGCCGCCACGGTCGTGCGCCTCCTGGATCTCGGGCTCGACCGGGCCGTCATCACCGCAGCGCTCCACGCCATCGTCTCCCAGCGCCTGGTGCGGCGCCTATGCCCAGCGTGCACCGCCTGGGCCGATCCCGACCCCGCCGTCCTGGCGGAGCTCGACCTGGGTGCGGGCTGGGCCGGACCGGCGCCCGCGGGCCGCGGCTGCGAGGAATGCCACGGGTCGGGGTACCGGGGGCGGCTCGCCCTCACGGAGATCCTGGAGATGAGCGATCCCCTGCGCGAGCTCGTGCGGGGGGGCGCGTCGGAGCGGGAGCTCCGGGAGGCCGCCCGGGAGTGGGGCCTCCGGTCCCTCCTGGAAGACGGCCTCGCCAAGGCCGCCGGCGGGCTCACCACCCTGGAGGAGATCCTGCGGGTGCTGGGCCCCCAGGGCCGCGCCACCCGCCCCTGCCCCGCCTGCGGGTACCCCGGCGAGCTCCACCACTTGGCCTGCACCGCCTGCGGCGCGCTCCTTCGCCGCACCTGCCCCGCCTGCGCCGGCCCCCTGGCCCCCGCCTGGTCCTTCTGCCCCGCCTGCGCCGCCCCCGCCAACGGCGGGCCCGTCCCCGGGTGA
- a CDS encoding type II toxin-antitoxin system Phd/YefM family antitoxin, whose protein sequence is MRLSGQIKPISYLKAHAADIVRSLADGRSPLVITQNGQAKAVLQDIESYEQTQETMALLKILALGTRQVEEGRVRPAGEVVRELRERRKAR, encoded by the coding sequence ATGAGGCTCTCCGGCCAGATCAAACCAATCAGCTACCTGAAGGCGCACGCCGCAGACATCGTGCGAAGTCTGGCGGACGGCAGATCGCCCCTTGTGATCACCCAAAACGGCCAGGCCAAGGCGGTCCTACAGGACATCGAAAGCTACGAGCAGACCCAAGAAACGATGGCGTTGCTGAAGATTCTGGCTTTGGGAACACGCCAGGTGGAAGAGGGCAGGGTTCGGCCCGCAGGTGAAGTCGTCCGGGAGCTTCGTGAGCGGAGGAAAGCTCGCTGA
- a CDS encoding HD domain-containing phosphohydrolase, with protein MTPHTLLLVDDEENILRALRRLFHRLGHEILTASSGRDALRLLEERPVSLIVSDHRMPGMTGAELLAAAARVQPDALRIMLTGYADMQAAMQAINEGRVYRFLPKPWDDAGLLGVVTDALADLDLKREHAALQAQVARQNEELRELNEGLERKVEARTAELRAALDQARNLNESLRQQNLATVKAFAGLLDLRQQALGAHCRRVAGLVQPVCARLGLSGVPAQRVIIAALLHDLGKLALPDALLLKDPAHLGSTERDEVMRHPVLGQGQLQVVEGLADVAAIVRHHHEHCDGTGYPDGLAGEAIPLGARVIRVLDAYDHYTKGGARKGPQEKLALEAMDRQVGRHFDGAVYNALLDALEQRHDTYDASREKKVPLGELQEGMVLSRDLRTQSGILLVPRDEPLKPSYLEKIRTFTALYPTDPHAYVVRGA; from the coding sequence ATGACCCCCCACACCCTGCTCCTGGTGGACGACGAGGAGAACATCCTCAGGGCCCTGCGGCGCCTCTTCCACCGCCTCGGCCACGAGATCCTGACCGCGTCGAGCGGGCGCGACGCCCTGCGCCTCCTCGAGGAGCGCCCGGTCTCCCTGATCGTCTCGGACCACCGCATGCCCGGGATGACCGGGGCGGAGCTCCTGGCCGCCGCGGCCCGGGTGCAGCCCGACGCGCTGCGCATCATGCTCACGGGCTACGCCGACATGCAGGCGGCCATGCAGGCCATCAACGAAGGCCGGGTGTACCGGTTCCTGCCCAAACCCTGGGACGACGCCGGGCTCCTCGGGGTCGTCACCGACGCCCTGGCCGACCTGGACCTCAAGCGGGAGCATGCCGCCCTCCAGGCCCAGGTGGCGCGCCAGAACGAGGAGCTCCGGGAGCTCAACGAGGGGCTCGAGCGAAAGGTGGAGGCACGCACCGCCGAGCTGCGGGCGGCGCTGGATCAGGCGCGGAACCTCAACGAGAGCCTGCGCCAGCAAAACCTGGCCACGGTAAAGGCCTTCGCGGGGCTCCTGGACCTGCGCCAGCAGGCGCTGGGTGCCCACTGCCGGCGAGTGGCCGGGCTGGTGCAGCCGGTGTGCGCGCGCCTGGGCCTCTCGGGGGTTCCCGCCCAGCGCGTCATCATCGCCGCGCTCCTCCACGACCTGGGAAAGCTCGCCCTCCCGGACGCGCTCCTCCTCAAGGACCCCGCCCACCTCGGGAGCACCGAGCGCGACGAGGTGATGCGCCACCCCGTGCTCGGCCAGGGCCAGCTCCAGGTGGTGGAGGGGCTCGCGGACGTGGCGGCCATCGTGCGCCACCACCACGAGCACTGCGACGGCACGGGCTACCCGGACGGCCTCGCGGGAGAGGCGATCCCCCTGGGGGCACGGGTCATCCGCGTGCTCGACGCCTACGACCACTACACCAAGGGCGGCGCCCGCAAGGGACCCCAGGAGAAGCTCGCCCTGGAGGCCATGGACCGGCAGGTGGGGCGCCACTTCGACGGGGCGGTCTACAACGCGCTCCTCGACGCCCTGGAGCAGCGCCACGACACCTACGACGCCTCCCGGGAGAAGAAGGTTCCCCTGGGGGAGCTCCAGGAAGGGATGGTCCTCTCCCGGGATCTGCGCACCCAGTCGGGCATCCTGCTGGTCCCCCGGGACGAGCCTCTGAAGCCCAGCTACCTGGAGAAGATCCGCACCTTCACCGCCCTCTATCCCACGGACCCGCACGCCTATGTGGTGAGGGGCGCGTGA
- a CDS encoding ATP-binding protein, which translates to MSLAAAPGLGPFDREVALGELLDPRKLDGWAAGVCRSLGIGAAVTGASGELCACRLPLEGSLGEALRASLAEAAAAWCADLDALGRAPGGSEEREASGFTWRAAPLWSGADPVGLLVLGPRLEAGRPWGAAGEALARVRPGTVRALLPILRESLEWIIRSETARRMVSALHLETVEDGQRELAEANQRLRDSEAQLQFLVEDLSRGVQAAAEETARAQGEAYLREKQASVGRLAAGIAHEINNPLAFVAGNLGTARQYLEDLFPVLEAARGMVEGDADEDPARLREASRSVDLGFLLEDFRALLDEAREGADRVSRIVRDLKDFSRVDRVEGGRVDLGESLHTAARLAAGRAADGVALSIEEHSEPVLVVGDGAALHQALWNLLENALWAAAQGGTRVRLACGKSPGGEAWFEVEDDGPGVPPECLPLLFDPFYTTKEVGEGAGLGLAVVRDVARAHGGRAEVFSEPGRGARFRVTLPVGDLP; encoded by the coding sequence GTGAGCCTGGCGGCCGCCCCGGGCCTCGGGCCCTTCGACCGGGAGGTCGCGCTCGGAGAGCTCCTCGACCCCCGCAAGCTCGACGGCTGGGCTGCCGGGGTCTGCCGAAGCTTGGGCATCGGGGCAGCCGTGACCGGCGCCTCGGGGGAGCTCTGTGCCTGCCGCCTGCCCCTGGAGGGTTCCCTGGGGGAAGCGCTCCGCGCCTCCCTCGCCGAGGCGGCGGCCGCGTGGTGTGCCGACCTCGACGCCCTGGGCCGGGCCCCCGGGGGGAGCGAGGAGCGGGAAGCCTCCGGCTTCACCTGGCGGGCCGCGCCCCTCTGGAGCGGGGCCGACCCCGTGGGGCTCCTGGTCCTGGGCCCCCGCCTGGAGGCTGGGCGCCCCTGGGGTGCGGCCGGGGAAGCCCTGGCCCGGGTCCGCCCGGGGACGGTGCGGGCGCTCCTGCCAATTCTCCGGGAGAGCCTGGAGTGGATCATCCGGTCCGAGACCGCCCGCCGGATGGTTTCGGCCCTGCACCTGGAGACCGTGGAGGACGGCCAGCGGGAGCTCGCCGAGGCCAACCAGCGCCTGCGGGACTCGGAAGCCCAGCTCCAGTTCCTGGTGGAGGACCTCTCCCGGGGGGTCCAGGCCGCGGCGGAAGAGACAGCCCGGGCCCAGGGCGAGGCGTACCTCCGGGAGAAGCAGGCGAGCGTGGGCCGGCTCGCCGCGGGGATCGCCCACGAGATCAACAACCCCCTGGCCTTCGTGGCCGGGAACCTGGGCACGGCCCGGCAGTACCTGGAGGATCTGTTTCCTGTCCTGGAGGCGGCGAGGGGGATGGTCGAGGGCGACGCCGACGAAGACCCGGCCCGGCTCCGGGAGGCCTCGCGCTCGGTGGACCTGGGCTTCTTGCTGGAGGACTTCCGCGCGCTCTTGGACGAGGCCCGGGAGGGCGCCGACCGGGTCTCCCGCATCGTTCGGGACCTCAAGGACTTCAGCCGGGTCGATCGGGTGGAGGGGGGCCGCGTCGACCTCGGCGAATCCCTCCACACCGCGGCCCGGCTCGCCGCCGGCCGGGCGGCAGACGGGGTGGCCTTGTCCATAGAGGAGCATTCCGAACCCGTCCTCGTGGTGGGCGACGGCGCGGCGCTCCACCAGGCCCTCTGGAACCTCTTGGAGAACGCCCTGTGGGCGGCGGCCCAGGGGGGCACCCGGGTGCGCCTGGCCTGCGGGAAGAGCCCCGGCGGCGAAGCCTGGTTCGAGGTGGAGGACGACGGCCCCGGCGTCCCGCCCGAGTGCCTGCCGCTTCTCTTCGACCCCTTCTACACCACGAAGGAGGTGGGCGAGGGGGCGGGGCTGGGCCTGGCGGTGGTGCGCGACGTGGCCCGGGCCCACGGGGGGCGGGCGGAGGTCTTCTCCGAGCCGGGCCGGGGCGCCCGCTTCCGGGTGACCCTCCCGGTTGGGGACCTCCCTTGA
- a CDS encoding type II toxin-antitoxin system RelE/ParE family toxin, which produces MSFRVLLTDDAGQDLEDVYDYIEAHDVPGKADHVLDKIQEALSTLSENPHRGAFPRELLALGIREYREIFFKPYRIIYRVLGDGVYVLMIADGRRDMQALLERRLVQAG; this is translated from the coding sequence ATGTCGTTCCGGGTACTCTTGACCGACGATGCGGGCCAAGACCTGGAGGACGTGTACGATTACATCGAAGCGCATGACGTGCCGGGCAAAGCCGATCATGTGCTCGACAAAATTCAGGAGGCCCTCTCAACGCTTTCCGAGAATCCGCATCGGGGAGCCTTTCCCAGGGAACTGCTCGCCCTGGGCATCCGAGAGTATCGGGAGATCTTCTTCAAACCCTACCGCATCATCTACCGCGTTCTCGGCGACGGCGTCTACGTTCTCATGATTGCCGACGGGCGCCGAGACATGCAGGCCCTGCTGGAGCGCCGGCTGGTGCAAGCCGGATAG
- a CDS encoding response regulator: protein MTEPLRVLFVDDEENILRALRRLFRKEPWELAFVGSGAEALARGETEGPFDVVVTDQRMPGMTGVELLQEIRRRWPHAIRLILSGYTDVQAVLDAVNQGAIYKFLTKPWDDGVLREAVREAVEVVRLRRENERLQETVRSQRDELEAINRSLTEGARGDLLARLVLDGLPVGVAVFGEDGALALANREGHRLLGTGGGPDEAGGAGLQERRRTAVRMGPSSPVALFSWKGTAHVLWEER from the coding sequence GTGACCGAGCCCCTGCGCGTGCTCTTCGTGGACGACGAGGAGAACATCCTCCGGGCGCTGCGCCGGCTCTTCCGCAAGGAGCCCTGGGAGCTCGCCTTCGTCGGGTCCGGCGCGGAAGCCCTGGCCCGGGGGGAGACCGAAGGGCCCTTCGACGTGGTGGTCACGGACCAGCGCATGCCCGGGATGACCGGGGTGGAGCTCCTCCAGGAGATCCGCCGGCGGTGGCCCCACGCCATCCGCCTCATCCTGTCGGGCTACACCGACGTGCAGGCGGTCCTGGACGCCGTGAACCAGGGGGCCATCTACAAGTTCCTCACCAAGCCCTGGGACGACGGCGTGCTCCGGGAGGCGGTGCGCGAAGCGGTAGAGGTGGTCCGGCTCCGCAGGGAGAACGAGCGCCTCCAGGAGACCGTGCGCTCGCAGCGCGACGAGCTCGAGGCCATCAACCGCAGCCTCACCGAGGGCGCCCGCGGCGATCTCCTGGCCCGGCTCGTCCTGGACGGGCTCCCGGTGGGCGTGGCGGTCTTCGGGGAGGACGGCGCGCTCGCCCTGGCCAACCGCGAAGGGCACCGCCTCCTCGGCACCGGCGGCGGCCCGGACGAGGCGGGCGGGGCCGGCTTGCAGGAGAGGAGGCGGACGGCCGTGCGGATGGGGCCGTCCTCTCCCGTGGCTCTCTTTTCGTGGAAGGGTACGGCGCACGTGCTCTGGGAGGAGCGATGA
- a CDS encoding GTPase domain-containing protein, giving the protein MSDFDEQTRTLTAKVVYYGPALSGKTTNLLALHDRLQGRTAGELLVLDTKNDRTLFFDLLPLRFRAEGGLTVRLKVFTVPGQVAHDATRKAVLSRADAVAFVADSQLSQSTNNFESFRNLEENAGRVGLAFDRLPLVVQYNKRDLPDVVPEAEVRQRWGAAGVPVVFSSALRGAGVAETFQELLRGLHGALEAEMGLASRWGVPAASFVAGVFSGAAP; this is encoded by the coding sequence ATGTCCGACTTCGACGAACAGACCCGCACCTTGACCGCCAAGGTCGTCTACTACGGGCCTGCCCTCTCGGGAAAGACGACCAACCTCCTGGCGCTTCACGACCGGCTCCAGGGCCGCACGGCGGGGGAGCTCCTGGTGCTCGACACCAAGAACGACCGCACCCTCTTCTTCGACCTCCTGCCGCTTCGCTTCCGGGCCGAGGGGGGGCTCACCGTGCGCCTCAAGGTCTTCACCGTGCCGGGCCAGGTGGCCCACGACGCCACGCGAAAGGCCGTGCTCAGCCGGGCCGACGCCGTGGCCTTCGTGGCCGACAGCCAGCTCTCCCAGTCCACGAACAACTTCGAGAGCTTCCGAAACCTCGAGGAGAACGCGGGGCGGGTGGGGCTCGCCTTCGACCGGCTCCCCCTGGTGGTCCAGTACAACAAGCGCGACCTCCCCGACGTGGTGCCCGAAGCCGAGGTGCGGCAGCGCTGGGGTGCGGCGGGGGTGCCGGTGGTCTTCTCTTCGGCGCTCCGGGGCGCAGGCGTCGCCGAAACCTTCCAGGAGCTCCTCCGGGGGCTCCACGGCGCCCTGGAGGCAGAGATGGGGCTCGCGTCCCGGTGGGGCGTGCCCGCGGCGTCCTTCGTGGCGGGGGTCTTTTCCGGAGCTGCGCCGTGA